A section of the Triticum dicoccoides isolate Atlit2015 ecotype Zavitan chromosome 7A, WEW_v2.0, whole genome shotgun sequence genome encodes:
- the LOC119329726 gene encoding uncharacterized protein LOC119329726 — MAARSDDPDVSPESSSPAAAAGGEIWGTLEELLLACAVSRHGTSSWESVASEVQSRSPSAAARLTPTSCRLRFRLLHRRFAAGADEDGGGEPDPNAAVSDAWVDELRKLRVAELRREVERYDLSIGSLQSKVKRLKEERERSLSGETTPAFKDERETGNDSPEEAGGENGLSGEASARSCKESNSSDLKPPPGHDSGGAAADDDAEVKDEPAAGEMAAKDEASGESAAGSKEADAVKESSDVQSSASPSRKRRRRLRKVGGGDVASTSAPVPLPAAEAQPLLAFLESVRTSKSGAVFERRLESQESGKYKGTIRRHVDLEIIRSRLESGGASGGPDSACYASASEFYRDLLLLCANALVFFPRGSPEHAAATRTRALVSKRISATLQRDGLGTAGKAAPLVGGGSSTDGAKKAKADAEVAGSLLEKAAPIIVCRKRSSIAKAAAANKEKVEKEDTDEDEEFDEGKKKGSAKDKARGMRTNKGRAPVRNAAPNQKTGKASESAAADERTKKSDKMGGSGSGGKAAAAAGGVIKKRNAVDFLKRMKQNSVPSTERVSLLETLKLSATEQKKAAKADGRKEPGSSSGSKKAAETASGGRRSVGRPPKRAAAPPTPPPSKRAKDDRPTRKRGKK, encoded by the exons atggcggCCAGATCGGACGATCCCGATGTCTCGCCGGAGTcgtcgtcgccggcggcggcggccggcggcgagatCTGGGGGACTCTCGAGGAGCTGCTGCTGGCGTGCGCCGTGAGTCGCCACGGCACCTCGAGCTGGGAGTCGGTGGCGTCGGAGGTGCAGTCGCGCAGCCCCTCCGCCGCCGCGCGCCTCACGCCCACCAGCTGCCGCCTCCGTTTCCGCCTCCTTCACCGTCGGTTCGCCGCCGGCGCCGACGAGGACGGAGGCGGGGAACCTGACCCAAACGCCGCCGTCTCCGACGCGTGGGTGGATGAGCTCAGGAAGTTGCGGGTCGCCGAGCTCCGCCGCGAGGTCGAGCGATACGATCTCTCGATCGG GTCATTGCAATCAAAGGTGAAACGGCTGAAGGAGGAACGGGAGAGGAGCCTCTCCGGCGAGACCACGCCGGCGTTCAAGGATGAACGGGAGACAGGGAACGATTCGCCGGAGGAGGCCGGCGGTGAGAACGGCCTCTCCGGCGAGGCGTCCGCCCGGTCATGCAAGGAGTCCAACTCCTCAGATCTGAAGCCACCGCCGGGGCACGACTCTGGCGgtgccgccgccgacgacgacgcGGAGGTGAAGGATGAGCCGGCCGCCGGCGAGATGGCCGCGAAGGATGAGgcctccggcgagtcggcggccgGGTCGAAGGAAGCCGACGCGGTGAAGGAGAGCAGCGACGTGCAGAGCTCGGCCAGCCCGTCCCGTAAACGGCGTCGCCGGCTGCGGAAGGTAGGCGGTGGTGACGTGGCTTCCACGTCGGCGCCCGTGCCCCTCCCCGCCGCGGAGGCCCAGCCGCTCCTCGCCTTCCTCGAGTCGGTCCGGACCAGCAAGTCCGGCGCCGTGTTCGAGCGGCGGCTCGAGAGCCAG GAGAGCGGCAAGTACAAGGGCACCATCAGGCGCCACGTGGACCTGGAGATTATCAGATCCAGGCTGGAATCCGGTGGGGCCTCTGGCGGGCCGGACAGCGCGTGCTACGCGTCGGCCTCCGAGTTCTACCGCGACCTGCTGCTGCTATGCGCCAACGCGCTCGTCTTCTTCCCGCGTGGCTCGCCAGAGCACGCCGCTGCGACCAGGACTCGCGCGCtcgtctccaagcgcatctccgcgACTCTCCAGAGGGACGGCCTCGGGACGGCGGGGAAAGCTGCTCCCCTGGTCGGCGGTGGCTCCTCGACGGAcggcgccaagaaggccaaggcggaTGCCGAGGTCGCCGGTTCGCTCCTCGAGAAGGCCGCGCCCATCATTGTTTGCCGGAAGCGGAGCTCCATTGCGAAGGCTGCTGCTGCTAACAAGGAGAAAGTGGAGAAGGAGGACACAGATGAAGATGAGGAGTTCGACGAGGGAAAGAAGAAGGGAAGCGCCAAGGACAAAGCCAGGGGTATGAGGACCAACAAGGGTCGGGCTCCTGTCAGGAACGCAGCTCCAAATCAGAAAACGGGGAAAGCTTCGGAGAGTGCCGCAGCTGACGAAAGGACGAAGAAATCTGACAAGATGGGTGGCAGCGGCAGCGGTGgcaaggcggcggcagcagcaggtgGCGTCATCAAGAAGCGGAATGCGGTGGACTTCCTGAAGCGGATGAAGCAGAACTCAGTGCCGTCAACGGAGAGAGTTTCGTTGCTAGAGACACTGAAACTCTCTGCGACAGAACAGAAGAAGGCTGCCAAGGCTGATGGCCGGAAAGAGCCGGGCAGCTCCTCCGGCTCCAAGAAGGCTGCCGAGACAGCGTCAGGAGGGAGGAGAAGCGTTGGCCGGCCGCCGAAACGGGCCGCtgcgcctccgacgcctccaccaTCCAAGAGGGCGAAGGACGACCGGCCGACGAGGAAGCGCGGGAAAAAGTGA